A stretch of the Vigna radiata var. radiata cultivar VC1973A chromosome 7, Vradiata_ver6, whole genome shotgun sequence genome encodes the following:
- the LOC106767158 gene encoding uncharacterized protein LOC106767158 translates to MGARNLVMLKTHIESINLSFANGFVYENVSWALASLRVFFYNYVLYSLGLILKHIFRFHAEDRKSERLIQNDPLDRTKRNQIEDSNIDGIAEELSNFLFPIFDDFYVAIDEREGQTECPVLFAKDSDVNIHEDADDLQGERKSSFLREINSGFHQDVKKLEGETECSVLEEQDLDMYDHGKRREGEIEGSVSMETVSCVHEDVKKINENETESSVSSGADSNLLREDEEEHSFFTNFEANDLEEEPSMLTFSFRQNYIAPNVSHNLFSSNENISKVESLEQYLEEGLVSQEEQRNIPSIFTSDPISQCKAFCSSDSFDDDILNDSTVQSDSGSESCSNNNNDYSVTLEVLSSSPFYEGFGTESHEENTDEFREESQYSRDNEVSRDHNFDLLEEKNEKESSSYIGEDSMWEDKWDESDFDDEEEDDDDFEWENDEVVQQLKMELKNARQGGLSTILEEGEEAESPKVVEDLKPLKIEKKIEFKDHIVEIQKVYRCYAEKTRKLDVLNYQTMHAIGLLQLKDPPKLFIIPKSTVQSVKPLISQNLWPRKALNQISDPILKFVEDLHGDLELVYVGQVCLSWEILCWQHKKVKELQQYDSQWPRSYNLVAAEFQRFHVLMQRFLEDEPYQGRPRIQNYNNNRCVIRNLLQVPPIKDDNTKDKKIMKLGEEYAINSERLAKIIKESMQVFWEFVRADKDYGNVIKASDKTGIDLKDVAVSEILGNVGTQLQKKERKLKDIVRSGNCIVRKFQKQNEDHIELDQEQLLAQVGLRLVSRVLHMKKLRKDQLMWCNEKLNRIDFVGRKVQVEPSLLFFPS, encoded by the exons ATGGGTGCTAGGAACCTCGTTATGCTCAAAACACACATTGAATCTATCAACTTGTCTTTTGCAAATGGTTTTGTTTATGAAAACGTGTCTTGGGCTTTGGCTTCTCTTCGGGTTTTCTTCTACAACTATGTGCTGTATTCCTTGGGTTTGATTCTCAAACATATCTTCAG ATTTCATGCAGAAGACAGGAAAAGCGAACGCCTTATTCAAAATGATCCACTCGATCGAACCAAGAGAAATCAGATTGAAGATTCTAACATTGACGGGATCGCAGAGGAGTTATCTAATTTTCTATTTCCGATCTTTGATGATTTTTATGTTGCAATTGATGAAAGAGAAGGACAAACAGAGTGCCCTGTTTTATTTGCGAAGGACTCCGATGTAAATATTCATGAAGATGCTGATGATTTACAAGGAGAAAGAAAGTCCTCTTTTTTAAGGGAGATAAACTCTGGTTTTCATCAAGATGTAAAGAAATTAGAAGGAGAAACAGAGTGCTCTGTTTTAGAGGAGCAAGACTTGGATATGTATGACCATGGTaaaagaagagaaggagaaatAGAGGGGTCTGTTTCCATGGAGACCGTCTCGTGTGTTCATGAAgatgttaagaaaataaatgaaaatgaaacagaAAGCTCTGTTTCCTCGGGGGCAGATTCCAATTTACTTcgagaagacgaagaagaacattctttcttcacaaattttgaagccaatgatttggaagaagaacCAAGTATGCTGACCTTCAGTTTCCGTCAAAATTATATAGCTCCAAATGTTTCCCATAATCTATTTTCCAGtaatgaaaatatttcaaaagttgaATCTTTAGAGCAATATTTGGAGGAAGGCCTTGTTTCTCAAGAAGAACAAAGAAACATCCCATCCATTTTCACTTCTGATCCAATCTCTCAATGTAAAGCGTTTTGTTCAAGTGATTCATTTGATGATGATATTCTAAACGACAGCACAGTTCAATCTGATTCTGGGTCAGAATcatgcagcaacaacaacaatgaCTATTCGGTAACACTTGAAGTTCTTAGTTCTAGCCCTTTTTATGAAGGATTTGGTACTGAGAGCCATGAGGAAAATACTGATGAATTTCGTGAAGAATCTCAATATTCACGTGACAATGAAGTCTCACGCGATCACAATTTTGATCTTCttgaggaaaaaaatgaaaaggaaagttCTTCATACATTGGAGAAGACAGCATGTGGGAAGATAAATGGGATGAATCAGATTTTGAcgacgaagaagaagatgacGATGACTTTGAATGGGAGAATGATGAAGTAGTGCAAcagttgaaaatggaacttAAAAATGCAAGACAAGGAGGGCTTTCCACTATTTTAGAAGAGGGAGAAGAAGCAGAGTCTCCAAAAGTTGTTGAGGATCTAAAGCCACtgaagatagaaaagaagatAGAATTCAAAGATCACATTGTTGAAATTCAAAAGGTTTATAGGTGCTATGCAGAGAAAACTCGGAAACTGGATGTTTTGAATTACCAGACCATGCATGCAATTG GACTTCTTCAACTAAAAGACCCACCAAAATTGTTTATAATCCCAAAATCTACAGTCCAAAGCGTGAAGCCTCTAATATCTCAAAATTTGTGGCCACGCAAGGCACTGAATCAGATATCTGATCCAATACTGAAGTTTGTTGAAGATCTGCACGGAGATTTGGAATTGGTGTATGTTGGGCAAGTTTGCCTCTCGTGGGAAATTTTGTGTTGGCAGCACAAGAAAGTTAAAGAGTTACAACAGTATGATTCTCAATGGCCTCGCAGCTATAATCTTGTGGCGGCTGAATTTCAACGCTTTCATGTCCTCATGCAACGCTTTTTGGAAGATGAACCATATCAAGGTCGTCCAAGAATTCAAAACTACAACAACAACCGTTGCGTCATTCGTAACCTGCTGCAAGTTCCACCCATTAAAG ATGACAATACGAAAGACAAGAAAATAATGAAGTTGGGTGAAGAGTATGCAATCAATAGCGAAAGGTTGGCAAAAATCATCAAAGAGTCGATGCAGGTGTTCTGGGAATTTGTGAGAGCAGATAAAGATTATGGCAATGTGATCAAAGCTTCTGATAAAACAGGAATTGATCTGAAGGACGTAGCAGTCTCTGAAATTCTTGGGAATGTTGGAACTCAATTGCAAAAG AAGGAGAGAAAGCTAAAAGACATAGTAAGGAGTGGGAATTGCATAGTGAGGAAGTTCCAAAAACAGAATGAAGATCATATTGAACTTGATCAAGAACAGTTGCTTGCTCAAGTGGGATTGAGATTGGTGTCAAGGGTGTTACACATGAAAAAGTTGAGAAAAGATCAACTAATGTGGTGTAATGAAAAGTTGAACCGAATCGATTTTGTTGGCAGAAAGGTTCAAGTGGAGccttctcttttgttttttccttcttGA
- the LOC106766887 gene encoding 60S ribosomal protein L34, which translates to MVQRLTYRKRHSYATKSNQHRVVKTPGGKLVYQSTKKRASGPKCPVTGKRIQGIPHLRPTEYKRSRLSRNRRTVNRAYGGVLSGSAVRERIIRAFLVEEQKIVKKVLKIQKAKEKQALKS; encoded by the exons ATGGTGCAGCGTCTTACCTACCGCAAGCGCCACAGCTATGCCACAAAATCTAACCAGCACAGGGTCGTTAAGACCCCCG GTGGTAAGCTGGTTTACCAGAGCACGAAGAAGAGGGCCAGTGGACCCAAGTGTCCTGTCACTGGAAAGAGGATTCAAGGG ATTCCACATTTAAGGCCTACAGAATACAAGAGATCTAGGTTATCCAGAAACCGGAGGACTGTGAACCGGGCATACGGAGGTGTGTTGTCTGGCAGTGCTGTTAGAGAAAG AATTATTCGAGCTTTCTTGGTTGAAGAGCAAAAGATTGTGAAAAAGGTCTTAAAGATCCAAAAGGCAAAGGAAAAGCAGGCATTGAAGAGCTGA